From the genome of Pantoea alfalfae, one region includes:
- the xylR gene encoding D-xylose utilization transcriptional activator XylR (D-xylose enhances binding of XylR to the xyl promoter and activates transcription.), giving the protein MHDKRYRITLLFNANKVYDRQVVEGVGEYLQASQTDWDIFIEEDFRCRIDNIREWLGDGVIADYDDRSIESLLSNVSVPIVGVGGSYHRQEDYPPVHYIATDNAALVEKAFLHLKEKGINRFAFYGLPASSGKRWAQEREQAFRQLVGRERYQGVVYQGMETAPENWQHAQNRLADWLQTLPPQTGIIAVTDSRARHLLQACEHLKIPVPEKLTVIGIDNEELTRYLSRVALSSVAQGSRQMGYQAAKLLHRLLDKQPLPLQRILVPPVKVIARRSTDFRSLRDPAVIQAMHYIRFNACKGIKVEQVLDAVGLSRSNLEKRFRDETGDTLHAMIHREKLEKARELLASSSLNINEISQMCGYPSLQYFYSVFRKSYDTTPKEYRQHFGENLL; this is encoded by the coding sequence ATGCATGATAAACGCTATCGCATTACACTGCTGTTTAACGCCAATAAAGTGTATGACCGCCAGGTTGTTGAGGGCGTCGGAGAGTATCTGCAGGCGTCGCAGACTGACTGGGATATCTTCATTGAAGAAGATTTCCGCTGTCGCATCGACAATATCCGTGAGTGGCTGGGCGATGGCGTGATCGCCGATTATGACGATCGCTCCATCGAAAGCCTGCTGTCGAATGTCTCTGTGCCGATTGTCGGCGTTGGCGGTTCTTACCATCGGCAGGAGGATTATCCACCCGTGCATTACATCGCCACGGATAACGCCGCACTGGTGGAGAAAGCCTTTCTGCATCTGAAAGAGAAGGGCATTAACCGCTTTGCCTTTTATGGTTTACCGGCCTCCAGTGGCAAGCGCTGGGCACAGGAGCGGGAACAGGCGTTCCGTCAGTTGGTGGGGCGCGAGCGTTATCAGGGCGTAGTCTATCAGGGCATGGAAACCGCGCCGGAAAACTGGCAGCACGCCCAGAACCGTCTCGCCGACTGGCTGCAGACGCTGCCGCCGCAAACCGGCATTATCGCCGTCACGGATTCACGGGCGCGACACCTGCTTCAGGCGTGCGAACATCTGAAAATACCGGTGCCGGAGAAGCTTACGGTGATCGGGATTGATAATGAGGAGCTGACCCGCTATCTGTCACGCGTGGCGCTCTCGTCCGTGGCACAGGGCTCACGACAGATGGGCTATCAGGCGGCCAAACTGCTGCATCGGCTGCTGGATAAGCAGCCCCTGCCACTACAGCGCATTCTGGTGCCGCCCGTAAAAGTCATCGCCCGGCGCTCGACTGACTTCCGTTCTCTGCGCGATCCGGCAGTGATTCAGGCGATGCACTACATCCGTTTCAACGCCTGTAAGGGGATTAAAGTGGAGCAGGTGCTGGATGCGGTCGGGCTGTCACGCTCTAATCTTGAAAAACGCTTCAGGGATGAGACCGGCGACACCCTTCATGCAATGATCCATCGCGAAAAGCTGGAAAAAGCCCGCGAACTGCTGGCTTCCTCGTCGCTCAACATCAACGAGATCTCGCAGATGTGCGGCTATCCTTCGTTGCAATACTTCTACTCAGTCTTCCGCAAAAGCTACGACACCACGCCGAAAGAATATCGGCAGCACTTTGGGGAAAACCTGCTTTAA
- a CDS encoding sugar porter family MFS transporter has product METRQKRYNMKYVLLCCTVAAFGGLLMGYDSSIISGAIEPLSDYFQLTPAETGWAVSNILLGSLVGCFIAPKLSDKFGRKKSLAITALLFTASVVGTAIAHNFFTFVAFRILGGLAIGLASVISPIYLAELSPSKYRGRTSALYAVCCVGGQSVVLLTNYFINKSMLPEMMVDTGWRYILATALVPCALFIFFIAFIPESPRWNVLKGKDKEALDTLSKISDPVHARTVFNEIKHSFSDEAATRHKSRFRLNKTTVPLLIIGVGLAVGNQISGINVIQYFGPTLLKNVSGSTDSALLQTFWLSVCQFAGVLMGMALIDKVGRRKLLLLGAITSAVFLAYTFIAFYYRLPGLLAVVGLFAYMVFFGMTWGQIVWTVLGELFPTEIRSICVGISICAMSMANFVISTTFPILNSNAFLLEIFHGGFPLLLFALFSLAMYFFTFRYLPETAGMPLEKIHARVLEKFNVDPREVGERTDAPVSETRS; this is encoded by the coding sequence ATGGAAACCCGGCAAAAACGTTACAACATGAAATATGTCCTGCTCTGTTGCACCGTCGCCGCTTTTGGTGGCCTGCTGATGGGCTATGACTCGTCGATTATCTCTGGCGCTATTGAGCCGCTTAGTGACTATTTCCAGCTGACCCCGGCAGAAACCGGCTGGGCAGTGTCTAATATCCTGCTTGGCAGTCTGGTTGGCTGCTTTATTGCGCCAAAGCTGAGCGATAAATTTGGCCGCAAAAAATCGCTCGCTATCACGGCGCTATTGTTTACTGCCTCGGTGGTGGGGACTGCCATCGCCCATAACTTCTTCACCTTTGTCGCCTTTCGTATTCTTGGCGGATTAGCCATTGGGCTGGCCTCGGTGATCTCGCCAATCTATCTGGCGGAGCTTTCACCGTCGAAGTATCGCGGTCGCACCAGCGCGCTCTATGCGGTGTGCTGCGTCGGTGGGCAATCAGTGGTTCTGCTCACCAACTACTTTATTAATAAATCGATGCTGCCAGAGATGATGGTCGATACAGGCTGGCGCTATATCCTGGCAACCGCGCTGGTGCCCTGTGCGCTGTTTATCTTTTTCATTGCTTTTATACCGGAATCACCGCGCTGGAACGTTCTGAAAGGCAAAGATAAAGAAGCACTGGATACGCTGAGCAAAATCTCTGACCCGGTCCATGCCCGCACCGTTTTCAATGAAATTAAACACTCTTTCTCTGATGAGGCGGCGACTCGCCATAAATCCCGATTCCGCCTGAACAAAACCACGGTGCCGTTGCTCATCATTGGTGTTGGACTGGCCGTCGGCAATCAGATTAGCGGCATCAATGTGATTCAGTATTTCGGGCCAACGTTGTTGAAAAATGTGTCCGGCAGCACGGATTCGGCGCTGCTCCAGACCTTCTGGCTTTCCGTATGTCAGTTTGCGGGTGTGCTGATGGGTATGGCGCTGATTGATAAAGTCGGGCGCCGTAAGCTGTTACTGCTGGGGGCGATTACCTCTGCCGTTTTCCTTGCCTATACCTTTATTGCTTTCTATTACCGTTTGCCCGGCTTGCTGGCGGTGGTGGGACTGTTTGCCTATATGGTTTTCTTTGGCATGACCTGGGGACAGATTGTCTGGACCGTATTGGGCGAGCTGTTTCCGACAGAAATCCGCTCAATCTGTGTCGGCATCTCCATTTGCGCCATGTCGATGGCCAATTTTGTCATCAGCACCACATTCCCGATTCTGAACAGTAATGCTTTTCTGCTTGAGATTTTCCACGGTGGCTTCCCGCTGTTACTGTTTGCGCTTTTTTCACTGGCTATGTACTTCTTCACTTTCCGCTATCTGCCGGAAACGGCTGGGATGCCGCTGGAGAAAATTCACGCGCGTGTGCTGGAGAAGTTTAATGTTGACCCGCGTGAGGTGGGCGAACGGACAGATGCACCGGTCAGTGAGACGCGATCATAA